Genomic window (Bombus pascuorum chromosome 8, iyBomPasc1.1, whole genome shotgun sequence):
cgttttagGAAATCAAACCTTAAGTCATTTTTGTGCCCTAAGCCTTTAATCTTATCACCACGtgaaaagatattaaagaTCATTGACCGCTTTATCTTACTTCGTAtcaacgatataaatattggTACAGTCGTTAATGAAAGCTACAATAAATTCGGGTCCGAAGATCATTAAATCGATCAGGAAATATTCTATAGAGAGATATCGTAATTGACACTGCATTTCTTCTGTCCATCTTCATGTATGcacatcaaatatttttacgtaacgACACCGAAATTCTACGTGTCTATAAGAAATTAATCAACACTAATCAGTCCttaaattaaatcatttatttctatgttCAATGTTGTTCGTCCGTGGTGATCAATATATTCATATGAGGTTGACTGGCTTCGTTCTTCTTGCAGCAGATCTCTTGAGTTTTGTTTACCTGGACTTGTTCCATCCTCGTTTGCGGCCTTTCCCGAAGACTCCGTAACATGTAACAACGTCGATGAGGACTGTGTCTGCTATGGTAGCTGTCGTATCCGTTGCTAGTTGTGGCCGTTCGTCGAAGGGCAAAAACTGCGTGATGACCGTTAATCGGTAGCCCACATCTGCATCCAGGTAACATCCTCCGCTTGCGAAACAATCCGTGTCTTATCGTGCTACTAGCACTACACCCTGCACACATGTCATCGATCACGGCAGTTCCTTGAGCACTCTGAAACAGGACGTCAGAACCACTGGAGGTATAGGACGTCAAACATCTCTTACAGTTATTATTGCTTCCACCTGTAGACTATCCTTTTGTTTGCGCGTCGCGAACTTTTTCATCGATATTCTATGATACTACCACAGAGATTCTGAGGGATTTGTCATGGATAAAATGAGGTGATattgatattgaaaaatattaaacgtctTTTCGTGGATCAaccatagaaataaaattcgagaattctgataataaacagaaataatatCAAAGATATGTGTTATGCAATGAGATATTGTTCGCGAAATATTGCATTTACGAGCTTGTATCCTGTATAATAGAAAGTTAGAAAATTCACTCAAATAACTCTGTTATGGACATTATGCGGTTGCCTGCAGAGTTAGTATCAAACTCTCTGCGAACCTACGGTAGTAGTCCGATACAgcaaatacgaataaaatcgAAATCTAATTTCGTATAAGTATTATTTAGTGTTTTTTAAAACAGATATATTATTAGTGAAATATTCATCTCCGCAGTAACTATATagaaaacaataatattatgCGATTTAGTCAGAGTTTTCGACATCGAACTATGTATATCGGATTAATGTTTGTTTTCTTAATAAAGAATACGACTTTACTAGCGATCCTTGCATGGAAGCCGGCCAATTCGATTCTCATAAATAGCGTGGATAAATGCTTATACAGGATATGTCACGCGTCAGCTATAATCTCGCGGGCTTACGTAAAGAATTCATATTGGAGTTTGGTGAAATTGGGATAATCACAGTCCCATGCGCCTTCGAAAATTGCTGCTCACGTTgctttgtatttataaattccaATCGCAGATAGAGAAAAAAGGgaattccatttatctttCAAAGATTACTACGACAACAGTAGTAGGTTCGCTGTATCCTATTGCGAATCTTTTTACACCGTCGTGCGGCGAATTATAATTGTAGCCTGtatcataaaatatcaaaGGACTTTTGAGATCGTCAATCTCCGAATGAATTTTGTGACGGTTCAATATCAAATCCGCACGCGTGTTTATTGCTACAACTGTATAGCAAATGGCTAAGAatacaacataaaaaaaaCACACTCGAAActgattttgatttttaatttcccCAGACTATCATAGAACCGCGTCAGGGattgttacaaataatatCGAATTATATATCCTCCTGTAAGTGGCATCCTTTAGACTTAAAATGATCAATATGGTTGAATGAATTTTTCTCTTGAAAGAACAAAGTTGATTTACGATCGTGTAGGGATAAGACAAAGGAAAGACAATAAAACAGGCAAAGAGAATCACTTTGGTATATTGGAAAAATTCTCTTGCCACTTCCGTGTTGACGACATCAAAAGGGCTTCTTTAAATTGTTAAACCCGTAAATATTGGACGCAAAGGCGAACACTACTGATACTTACCCTGTGATGGGGTTTTCGACGAGTGAACCCATAGGGTCCACAGCAAAGGATCTCCGATATACTCCGGCGAAAATTACGGGTCATAACACAGTATACGACAGGATTCAATGCGCTATTCGCGTGTCCCAGAAACAGGCAATAGGAAAGAGCATCTCTCGTTGTCTTTCCCCCTATGGAACAATTTCGAGGTTTTATATACATGTCGTCAAAGTTTGATGGTTGCTGGGAATGAGTGACAAAGTAACAAGTAATTCGATAGAAAGCTGGAAGCTCATTAAAGTTAGCAACGATCGATTGTTAGCTATTATTTCTCCCACCGTAAAAAGAGACACGAATGACGATATCGTATTATTTACAAGCCCGTGGACGTTTTGTACGTTTCAGTAATGCTGGACTATTCAATTTAAAGGTGTATGGCGATAGCTGCGCTTTCATCAATGAACGATCACTCACCAACTACGCCCAGATCTATCAGTAGCATTAAGACGTTATATGGTAACCAACACAGAGCAAAGAACACCGCCAAAAGAAGCAATATCCAAGCAATTCGCCTTCTCTCACGTACCAGCCTGAAACTCTGCGAACAGAATGCAGTTGTACTCGGTCGTAAACGCGGCTAGATTTAGATCAACATCGATTCATCATCTAATCATCGACGAGAAGAGTACGAAGGTGGATAGACAACCGTTTCGACAGACCAAACAAagtggaaatgaaattttatagcgACAGAATGCGTCTGTTCATTGAGTAAATTTAGACGCATGAAAATCATATTCATAATGAAAAGTTAactataatagaatattataatctcgaatctctaaattttaataatctcGAAAATTTCGTCGAATTCTGGTTATCTCTATATTACATTACCAACGAATGGGCTTTTTAACGAAGCAAAGTTAGATACGAGAGTGCCATATTATCGATCGACCGGATATAACTGAATTAAGTGCGTGCCAAGTCTGTGTCAGCCTTGCTATAATGCCGCTTCTGTGTGTCGTTAGATGATTTGCTCCTAAACGACAAATTCACGTTCATAAAATTAGGTATTATTGCCTACGTGATTTTCGAACTAACCTGTTGCGAGCTGGCGCTTCCTTCGACGCTGTCACAGTCAAAAGGTGGTTTTCGGGCGCACAGTGTTCGACCCATCATGGAGTAAGATAGTATTACGACGAAACCTGAAGAATAAAAACCACCAAACAAAGGAAAACCATAAAGGTCGAAGAAAGTAAGCGTGGGCAAAGTGATTACTCCCTTTTCAGAGGGATAATAAGACCGAATCGTACCATtttgtctttctctttcaaaatGGAAAGAGGAATGGGATGGAAATGTATGTTCAAGTTAAGTTTGTTATTAATCAAGTGGTCTTACCTGGAATCGCATAAACCAGCACAAAGCACACAGCACCGAAAAGAGGCGCCTGAATGCCCAGAGGCTTAAAATCTTCCGAACAAATGTAGAAAACAGGTGGTAAATGAGAGACACGAGAAGTATTCTGTGAAATATTCTTCGTCATTGTCCAGGATCCGTGGAAAGATATGTTGCTAAGTTCCATACTCGGACTGTGGAGGGTCATCTGGAAAGAAGATCAGGTACCATTCATCTGTTAAACTGTCTTTGGAAACGGAAATCTCCTTGATAAGATTTATTCACACCGAAGCTCCTTTTGCTCCGAATAACTTCTTCCAGCTTTTTTACCGAGAACCTTTTTTAATACGCAAAGCGCAGCTTGTTCTTAGTCGATTCTTGGAAACATATCTCTGCAAAGGTAGTAATCAGAAACAACTGTCTCCAAAGGAAAAAATGAACAGCTGTTGGATTCGATCGGAAAATCGTTTTCGGAGTAAgattggaaaatataatttgttcatAGAATAACAAGAGATGATAAACATTGGCAATAGAAATACCTGAGAGCAGTTATTAATTCACTTAATTTCAATAACcatagtaaaaattaatattcgcagctttaacaaataaatacaaaattttccgAGTTATTCTTCATCGTTGGAATATTtacgaataattcttttcggATATTAGATTATTGTTAGACGTAATACTAACCGCTCTGAGAACAGGAGCAAAGATGATTAGAGCGACCAACCAAAGAGCCACGATTACGAGAACAGTGCTTCTTCGATTGAACACTCGTCGAAATGCCATAGGACTCCTTATCGCCAAGTATCTGTCGATGCTCATCGCGGTGATGGTAAAAACCGAAGCAGCGACTGCAACACCTACGAGATAGAGTCGTCATCATCGTTTTCAATCACCATCGGCGACCGCAATAGACTCGGTCGCTTCTAATAAGACACTTAGTCTTTGTTCGGTCGGACAGAATCTCGGTTGAACGTGGGCGAGGTCGCGACGGATAGAGAGAGAAATTAAAACTGTATCCACCAAGGGGTGGTATATCGCTTGAGAAAACGTTGGACCCCAGGAAATGTGAATATACGTGTGCATTGCACTAACACACACACAAACcataaaatcttttatatatgaaCCAGTGTAGCCTGGAGTATACTTAGGGAGATGCGTTATATCACGACAATTTGTGGCTATAGTATCTTTTCAGGCTTGGTTTGCACCTTTTTGTGCAATCTTGCATTGCTGTGGGAAAACAAGTTGAAACAAAGTATATCTCCAAATTATCACACCATATGATGTTCGTTGATTTAAGTGAGTGACGAGGGCGAGATTCGAATTaaagtatgtaaaataaaacgcGACTGTAGTATCGACAGATCGCTGAAATTACCCTGAAGGTAAGAGGAAAGTTTGCACATTATTTCACCATGGGTCCATACTATAGAGACTGCTTGACTGACAGCCACAGGCATGCAAATCGTAGTCACCAAAAGGTCCGCCACTGACAAGTTGACCACGAAATAATTAGTCacgctgaaaataaaaaaaaatgttctgAATGTTAAATCTTGTTCATCTAAAATCTATTATTGGTTGAACGCCATATAAGCGAAACTGACATTGTCAATCTTAAAACCAGTATAAAGCTCGATGGTTTAATGAAACGTGCGAATCACTTTCATTGACTTTCGAGTTTTCCGTAAACACAATAAGCTTTTCGAATTCTACAGAATACTGGCTTACCGCCATTCTTCGTCTAATCGTCATCGCGATCTAGGACGAATCTCgagcaaaaaataaataattttcaacgtaACTGCTCGCATACCGAACGTCCGTCCACCTGGAGAGTTCCTAGTAACATGTACCCTTCGCTTATTATTATCCTTGAAAGATGTAAGCATTATTggttaatatcaaaattcgtATCCACGTTCACCGGGAACCTAATCCATGCTTTTGATaacgaagagagagagggcaataatttttgtttcacaaATAAACCGAGATATCCATGACGTTCGTTCACGCATCGTGAGTGCGAACCGATCGCTTATTTGCACGACGCTTCGCCGCTGTCGGAAGTAAGCACACATGCCTACGTGTTTCTTCGTCTACGCGCTCAAGAATGTTCAAGGTACATTCTACCGGCTATCGCGATTATTAACGCGATGCAGACGAACTCTCGATTCAATATATTTGCCAGAACCCCGTGTCcagcgaaatattttattaattcatcgtTCGCAACCCGTAACCCGTAACCCTTT
Coding sequences:
- the LOC132910126 gene encoding orexin/Hypocretin receptor type 1-like isoform X1, with amino-acid sequence MSTNVYNDSRISSLEFNSSYNGTMVSSNESFRMDITEDILWYFYNKFHNETNYLLIILYVPVIALAITANVLVIAVVFKYHYMRSVTNYFVVNLSVADLLVTTICMPVAVSQAVSIVWTHGEIMCKLSSYLQGVAVAASVFTITAMSIDRYLAIRSPMAFRRVFNRRSTVLVIVALWLVALIIFAPVLRAMTLHSPSMELSNISFHGSWTMTKNISQNTSRVSHLPPVFYICSEDFKPLGIQAPLFGAVCFVLVYAIPGFVVILSYSMMGRTLCARKPPFDCDSVEGSASSQQSFRLVRERRRIAWILLLLAVFFALCWLPYNVLMLLIDLGVVGGKTTRDALSYCLFLGHANSALNPVVYCVMTRNFRRSISEILCCGPYGFTRRKPHHRSAQGTAVIDDMCAGCSASSTIRHGLFRKRRMLPGCRCGLPINGHHAVFALRRTATTSNGYDSYHSRHSPHRRCYMLRSLRERPQTRMEQVQVNKTQEICCKKNEASQPHMNILITTDEQH
- the LOC132910126 gene encoding orexin/Hypocretin receptor type 1-like isoform X2, translating into MSTNVYNDSRISSLEFNSSYNGTMVSSNESFRMDITEDILWYFYNKFHNETNYLLIILYVPVIALAITANVLVIAVVFKYHYMRSVTNYFVVNLSVADLLVTTICMPVAVSQAVSIVWTHGEIMCKLSSYLQGVAVAASVFTITAMSIDRYLAIRSPMAFRRVFNRRSTVLVIVALWLVALIIFAPVLRAMTLHSPSMELSNISFHGSWTMTKNISQNTSRVSHLPPVFYICSEDFKPLGIQAPLFGAVCFVLVYAIPGFVVILSYSMMGRTLCARKPPFDCDSVEGSASSQQSFRLVRERRRIAWILLLLAVFFALCWLPYNVLMLLIDLGVVGGKTTRDALSYCLFLGHANSALNPVVYCVMTRNFRRSISEILCCGPYGFTRRKPHHRWF